The window GGGTACCCTGGGTAAAGCATTGGGTACTAGCGGGGCCTTTGTGGCGGGGACGGGGGCACTCACTGAGAACCCAAACCAAGAAGCTCGCCCCTTCAACTACACCACCGCTACCCCCCCCTCCCTAGCCGAAACAAACCCCGCCCCCCTACGGGGAATGGGCGAAGAACCCCAGCGCCCCCCGCCCCCTCGCCCCCCCCCGACCCCGGGTTTGGGGGGTGGTAGCACTGGTTCCACCCCCTCCCGTTGGGGGGGGGGGGGGGGGGGGGGGGACAAGTAGGTGGCAACTTGGGTTAATTACTCATTACCGCGTAGGAAGCCGTATCAATGACGAAAATATTGGTCAACCGTAATATCTGGCCTACCAACCAATTACTACGATGTTCGAAGTTCTTACCGGTAGCGTGATCTTCGCTACAAAGGAAGACTCGGCGTACGTAACGAGAAACTACGTGATACCACGGGGCGTCGGATTAAGAGACTTGTGTTAAACGGGGGCAGGTCATGTAGGAGTGGTCGGAAATTAATACTTAAATTCTGGTGTATGCCTCTTACGTATGTTTGCCATATCTCGCCTGACTT of the Gammaproteobacteria bacterium genome contains:
- a CDS encoding hypothetical protein (Evidence 5 : Unknown function) is translated as MGTSGAFVAGTGALTENPNQEARPFNYTTATPPSLAETNPAPLRGMGEEPQRPPPPRPPPTPGLGGGSTGSTPSRWGGGGGGGDK